One Polaribacter sp. SA4-12 genomic window carries:
- the trxA gene encoding thioredoxin: MELQLEQTDFINVIENNDNVLLDFYADWCGPCQTLLPTINKLADELKDDVLIKKVNVDEYPKLAAKFNVRNIPTLLFFKNGEPADRHTGLITERNLRSKINRLK; encoded by the coding sequence ATGGAATTACAATTAGAACAAACAGACTTTATCAATGTTATAGAAAACAACGACAATGTATTATTAGATTTTTATGCAGATTGGTGTGGACCTTGTCAGACTTTATTACCAACAATAAACAAATTAGCAGACGAATTAAAAGACGATGTACTTATCAAAAAAGTAAATGTTGATGAGTATCCAAAATTAGCAGCAAAGTTTAATGTTAGAAATATACCAACGTTACTTTTCTTTAAAAACGGAGAACCAGCAGACAGACATACAGGTTTAATTACAGAAAGAAACTTAAGAAGTAAAATAAACCGACTAAAATAA
- a CDS encoding helix-turn-helix domain-containing protein, whose product MAVQDILKYSFKDTFSVSSVQFEKACTIDHHEQQNAYSIYWIQEGSGTYNIDFESYTFNDNVLFFLSPGQVFTVDSELIKTAYKLTFVRDFYCIQTHDKEVACNGVLFNNIYETPFVKPCEKDTKKLNFILESLIEEFQQNETAQYDMLQSYLKQFIICAVRVKKENHVIKEDVESRLFKDFSLLVEQNFKTMHSVTDYANRLGLSPKSITKHFQKLGAKTPSDFIKTRILLEAKRQLIYTDKTVKEIAFDLGFNDPAYFTRFFTKAILKSPLQFKKDY is encoded by the coding sequence ATGGCAGTTCAAGACATTCTAAAATATTCTTTTAAAGACACTTTTTCGGTGAGTTCTGTACAGTTCGAAAAAGCGTGTACCATAGATCATCATGAGCAACAAAATGCCTATTCTATTTATTGGATTCAAGAAGGAAGTGGGACTTATAATATCGATTTTGAAAGTTATACATTTAATGATAATGTGTTGTTCTTTTTATCACCCGGACAGGTATTTACAGTAGATTCCGAACTAATAAAAACAGCCTACAAACTTACCTTTGTACGAGATTTCTACTGCATACAAACCCATGATAAAGAAGTAGCATGTAATGGTGTTTTATTCAACAATATTTATGAAACTCCGTTTGTAAAACCTTGCGAAAAAGACACTAAAAAACTCAACTTTATTTTAGAAAGTCTTATTGAGGAATTTCAACAAAACGAAACCGCACAATACGATATGTTGCAGTCTTATTTAAAGCAATTTATTATTTGCGCAGTTCGTGTAAAAAAGGAAAATCACGTTATTAAAGAAGATGTAGAATCGCGTCTTTTTAAAGATTTTAGTTTGTTGGTAGAGCAGAATTTTAAAACAATGCATTCTGTAACGGATTATGCAAACAGATTAGGCCTTTCGCCAAAATCTATTACCAAACACTTTCAAAAATTGGGTGCAAAAACACCTTCGGACTTTATTAAAACCCGTATTTTATTAGAAGCAAAGCGTCAATTGATTTACACAGATAAAACGGTTAAGGAAATCGCTTTCGACCTCGGTTTTAACGACCCTGCCTATTTTACACGCTTCTTTACAAAGGCAATTTTAAAATCTCCACTTCAGTTTAAAAAGGACTACTAG
- the brnQ gene encoding branched-chain amino acid transport system II carrier protein: MNKKKEIWIAGFALFSLFFGAGNLILPTSLGVKAGPDWWIVVLGFVITAIAIPILAIFAHARLQGTLYDFGKKVSPLFSTIYCFLIYIIAIAIPSPRTAAVTHEIAIQPFIESSALLTSVIYFVLVFIFAVNRSKIISLIGQFLTPIIVLILLVIIGIACFTSPESINPAEFKHPFVDGILEGYQTFDAIAGVILGAVIVISLHLRGHTTFEAKKELVSKAGIIAGAGLLLIYGGLIFSGSLFSSTFAENATRIEILSGLSTLTLGHLGSTFLSVLVALACFTTAIGVITGTADYVRGICNNSNTAYTITAAVSAVIGVIVGSNDVGFIIDIAVPALMFVYPITIVLILLNVVPEKYASKLVFRGVVIATFIFSITDFLGFVIPRENLVGIKSVIPFAEHSLGWVLPALLVFVVFNLKKIR; encoded by the coding sequence TTGAATAAGAAAAAAGAAATTTGGATTGCAGGTTTTGCATTATTTTCACTATTTTTTGGAGCAGGAAATTTAATTTTACCAACATCTTTAGGAGTAAAAGCAGGTCCAGATTGGTGGATTGTAGTTTTAGGATTCGTAATAACAGCGATTGCTATTCCTATTTTGGCAATTTTTGCACACGCAAGATTACAAGGAACTTTATACGATTTCGGAAAAAAAGTTTCGCCACTATTTAGTACCATTTATTGTTTTTTAATTTACATCATTGCCATTGCAATTCCATCACCAAGAACTGCTGCTGTAACGCACGAAATAGCAATTCAGCCATTTATTGAGTCATCAGCACTTTTAACAAGTGTTATTTATTTTGTTTTGGTATTTATATTTGCTGTAAATCGTTCTAAAATAATTAGCTTAATTGGTCAGTTTTTAACGCCAATTATTGTCCTTATTTTATTGGTAATTATAGGAATTGCTTGTTTCACTTCTCCAGAATCCATAAATCCTGCAGAATTTAAGCATCCTTTTGTAGACGGAATATTAGAAGGTTATCAAACTTTTGATGCCATTGCAGGTGTTATCCTTGGAGCAGTAATTGTTATTTCTTTACACTTACGTGGTCACACAACTTTTGAAGCCAAAAAAGAACTCGTTTCTAAAGCAGGAATCATTGCAGGAGCAGGTTTATTATTAATTTATGGAGGTTTAATTTTTAGCGGATCTTTATTCTCATCAACCTTTGCAGAAAACGCAACAAGAATTGAAATTTTATCTGGTTTAAGTACACTTACTTTAGGGCATTTAGGAAGCACTTTTTTAAGTGTTTTAGTCGCTTTAGCTTGTTTTACAACAGCAATTGGAGTAATAACAGGAACAGCAGATTATGTAAGAGGAATCTGCAATAACTCTAACACAGCTTATACAATTACCGCTGCAGTTTCTGCAGTTATAGGTGTTATTGTTGGTAGTAATGATGTTGGTTTTATTATTGATATTGCAGTGCCAGCATTAATGTTTGTATACCCAATAACAATTGTATTAATTCTACTAAATGTTGTACCAGAAAAATATGCTTCTAAATTGGTTTTTAGAGGTGTAGTTATCGCTACTTTCATCTTTAGTATTACAGACTTTTTAGGCTTTGTAATACCTAGAGAAAACTTAGTCGGAATTAAAAGTGTTATTCCTTTTGCAGAACATAGTTTAGGTTGGGTTCTACCTGCTTTATTGGTTTTTGTTGTGTTTAATTTGAAGAAGATTCGCTAA
- a CDS encoding serine hydrolase, whose translation MFFKKIVLLFLFTLSLTLNAQIDEKNLDNLVKETLKTFDVPGISVGILKDGEIVYAKGHGVRSLTNKKDMNENTLVGIASNSKGFTCFALAMMVDAGKLNWDDKVRKHIPEFQLYDAWVTEQFTVRDLVTHRSGMGLGAGDLMFFPEGNNFDVSDVINNVKYLKPKTSFRSKFAYNNNMFIIAGEVLKRVSGLSWEEFIETRIMKPVGMNNSKASYNRVINRKNIIDAHTRTEGKVIQIPHDWSETANPAGGIISNVKDMLIWANFLMNDAVTKNGKRILSEKEFHELWQLQTPLKVRKNDSFNSNFRGYGLGWFLTDVKGGYKQVYHTGGLLGTVTQFTMIPDLDLAIVVLTNQMNGSAFNTITNTIKDTYLGYENRNWLEKLGKNNTKYLKYNDDLKAEIFSKAEIAKTDKSVPKPYQIIGTYTDNWFGNVLISHDGNSYSIKCERSSKLIGELLPYNQTTYVAKWNNRSFDADVFVQFTFDEKGNAVEATMKPIAPITDFSFDFGDLKLKKQ comes from the coding sequence ATGTTTTTCAAAAAAATAGTACTTCTATTTCTCTTTACACTTTCTTTAACTTTAAACGCTCAAATTGACGAGAAAAATCTCGATAATTTAGTAAAAGAAACCTTAAAAACTTTTGATGTTCCTGGTATTTCTGTTGGTATTTTAAAAGACGGTGAAATCGTTTATGCAAAAGGTCATGGAGTTCGTTCTTTAACCAATAAAAAAGATATGAACGAAAATACCTTAGTTGGTATTGCTTCTAACAGTAAAGGTTTTACTTGTTTTGCTTTGGCAATGATGGTAGATGCTGGAAAACTAAATTGGGATGATAAAGTAAGAAAACACATTCCAGAATTTCAGTTATATGACGCTTGGGTAACGGAACAATTTACGGTGAGAGATTTAGTAACTCACAGAAGCGGAATGGGTTTAGGCGCTGGAGATTTAATGTTTTTTCCTGAAGGAAATAATTTTGATGTTTCTGATGTGATTAACAATGTAAAATACCTAAAACCAAAAACTTCTTTTAGAAGTAAATTTGCGTATAATAACAATATGTTTATTATTGCAGGTGAAGTTTTAAAACGTGTAAGTGGTCTTTCTTGGGAAGAATTTATTGAAACAAGAATTATGAAACCTGTTGGAATGAACAACAGTAAAGCGTCTTACAATAGAGTTATAAATAGAAAAAATATTATTGACGCTCACACAAGAACAGAAGGAAAAGTGATTCAAATTCCGCATGATTGGAGCGAAACTGCAAATCCTGCAGGCGGAATTATAAGTAACGTAAAAGACATGCTTATTTGGGCAAATTTTTTAATGAATGATGCAGTTACCAAAAATGGAAAACGCATATTAAGTGAAAAAGAATTTCATGAACTTTGGCAATTACAAACTCCTTTAAAAGTAAGAAAAAACGATTCTTTCAATTCTAATTTTAGAGGTTATGGTTTAGGTTGGTTTTTAACGGATGTAAAAGGCGGTTACAAACAAGTGTATCACACCGGTGGTTTATTGGGTACAGTTACTCAGTTTACGATGATTCCAGATTTAGATTTGGCAATTGTAGTGTTAACGAATCAAATGAATGGAAGTGCATTTAATACGATTACAAATACAATTAAAGACACGTATTTAGGGTATGAAAATAGAAATTGGCTAGAAAAATTAGGGAAAAATAATACCAAATATTTAAAATATAACGACGATTTAAAAGCTGAAATTTTCTCTAAAGCAGAAATTGCTAAAACCGATAAAAGCGTACCAAAACCATATCAGATTATTGGTACTTATACTGATAATTGGTTTGGAAACGTACTTATTTCTCATGATGGAAATTCTTACAGCATAAAATGTGAGCGTTCTTCTAAATTGATTGGCGAATTACTACCATACAACCAAACAACATACGTTGCAAAATGGAATAACAGAAGTTTTGATGCAGATGTTTTTGTACAGTTTACTTTTGATGAAAAAGGAAATGCAGTTGAAGCAACTATGAAGCCTATTGCACCAATTACAGATTTTAGTTTCGATTTTGGTGATTTAAAACTTAAAAAGCAATAA
- a CDS encoding alpha/beta fold hydrolase, translated as MMFSISKSESNAIFVSMILEYKKANIFYTDQGKGTAIVLIHGFLENATMWDKITPELIKKNRVITIDLLGHGKSDCLGYVHSMELFSETIEAVLKQLKIRKYILVGHSLGGYISLAISKMNPNKIKGLCLLNSTSNEDSKERKKLRTRANKMVQNNFETMIKLSVSNLFHQENLLKFKQEIEVVKKNALQTSVQGYIAANEGMKNRPNLNQFLKDNNFKKLIIIGEKDPVLDFETSKEEAEITNSEFVVFPDGHMSHIENKKELITTLKDFVKSC; from the coding sequence ATGATGTTTTCAATTTCTAAAAGCGAATCAAATGCTATATTTGTTTCCATGATTTTAGAATATAAAAAGGCGAATATTTTTTATACAGATCAAGGAAAAGGAACTGCAATTGTTCTAATTCATGGGTTTTTAGAAAATGCCACTATGTGGGATAAAATTACTCCAGAATTAATCAAAAAGAATAGAGTTATTACCATTGATTTGTTAGGACATGGAAAATCGGATTGTTTGGGTTATGTGCATTCTATGGAGTTGTTTTCAGAAACAATAGAAGCTGTCTTAAAACAGCTAAAAATTAGGAAATATATTTTGGTAGGCCATTCTTTAGGAGGTTATATTTCTTTAGCTATTTCCAAAATGAATCCCAATAAAATAAAGGGATTATGCTTGCTTAATTCAACTTCTAATGAAGATTCTAAAGAGCGAAAAAAATTAAGAACAAGAGCAAATAAAATGGTGCAAAATAATTTTGAAACAATGATAAAATTATCGGTTTCAAATTTGTTTCATCAAGAAAATTTATTGAAATTTAAACAAGAAATTGAGGTTGTAAAAAAGAATGCTTTACAAACTTCTGTTCAAGGTTATATTGCTGCCAATGAAGGAATGAAAAATCGCCCGAATTTAAATCAATTTTTAAAAGATAATAATTTTAAAAAGTTGATAATTATTGGAGAGAAAGATCCTGTTTTAGATTTTGAAACCTCTAAAGAAGAAGCTGAAATAACGAACTCAGAATTTGTTGTGTTTCCTGATGGACATATGAGTCATATTGAAAATAAGAAGGAATTGATTACTACTTTAAAAGATTTTGTAAAGAGTTGTTAA
- a CDS encoding helix-turn-helix domain-containing protein, with protein sequence MDNASTIPFLAIIIVVFFLFFSVFLFTVKTEKKLSNILLATFLVVVAIDISAFFYTNFLQLPLALEMLRIQISNFKDPLLFLYILSIIYSNFKLKKIHFVHLLPWLICVVVLIPNFFLVDEESKIQFLNNFNETSEGKFLSFLGYAISLIYFVAELYYVIRYRKLLLENYTDKNAFKNYKWLKQLLILITVGQVLTIIKNVSRQGYSAEVTDILRIITLTFGVFLIFWLVFKALNSPKLFRGIDVNLVASKEIVLDENLNTKTAQQIELLKKYMEDNKPYLNPSLTIRNLALEMNISMRELSVLINQNLNQHFFDFVNEYRIKEAMKILKDPSKKAFTVLEILYKVGFNSKSSFNTAFKKHTGYTPTQYRKTA encoded by the coding sequence ATGGATAACGCATCAACAATTCCCTTTTTAGCAATTATTATTGTGGTGTTTTTTCTGTTTTTCTCTGTTTTTCTATTTACAGTAAAAACAGAAAAAAAATTAAGTAATATTTTATTAGCAACTTTTTTAGTTGTGGTTGCTATTGATATTAGCGCTTTTTTCTACACAAATTTTCTACAACTACCTTTAGCATTAGAAATGCTTCGAATTCAAATTTCAAATTTTAAAGACCCGCTACTTTTTCTATATATATTATCTATTATTTATTCAAACTTCAAACTAAAGAAAATACACTTTGTACATCTTTTACCTTGGTTAATATGTGTTGTTGTATTAATCCCTAATTTTTTTCTTGTTGATGAAGAATCTAAAATTCAGTTTTTAAATAATTTTAATGAAACAAGTGAAGGTAAATTTTTAAGTTTTTTAGGATATGCTATTTCTCTTATTTATTTTGTTGCAGAGCTCTACTACGTAATAAGATACCGAAAACTATTATTAGAAAATTATACTGACAAAAATGCATTTAAAAATTACAAATGGCTGAAACAGTTACTAATTTTGATTACTGTTGGGCAAGTTCTTACCATTATTAAAAACGTTTCTCGTCAAGGGTATTCTGCTGAGGTAACAGATATTCTTCGAATAATAACTTTAACATTTGGTGTTTTTCTGATTTTTTGGTTGGTATTTAAAGCATTAAATTCTCCGAAACTATTTAGAGGAATTGATGTAAATTTAGTGGCATCTAAAGAAATTGTATTGGATGAAAATCTAAATACAAAAACTGCTCAACAAATTGAATTGTTAAAAAAATATATGGAAGACAATAAACCTTATTTAAATCCATCTTTAACCATTAGAAATTTAGCTTTAGAAATGAATATCTCTATGAGGGAATTATCTGTTTTAATCAATCAAAACCTGAACCAACATTTTTTCGATTTTGTAAATGAATACAGAATTAAAGAAGCAATGAAAATCTTGAAAGACCCCTCTAAAAAAGCCTTTACAGTTTTAGAAATTTTATACAAAGTTGGCTTTAATTCTAAATCTTCCTTTAATACTGCTTTTAAAAAGCATACAGGTTATACTCCAACACAATATAGAAAAACAGCTTAA
- a CDS encoding TonB-dependent receptor domain-containing protein, which yields MNKKIKFLGLVALLLTGMLTAQTIIGKVTDKNDVIPFSNVTITDNQNKIIAGITSDDNGLFELKVAKGMYTITISYLGYKNWTKEINVHQNLNLGTIKILENAQALDEVIVKTEKRILERKIDRLVFNVEKSIASTGGNGLDVLRITPGVQIQNGTIEILGKGATQIMINGRISPLQGDELASFLSGFSASDIKKVEVITNPPAKYEASGNGGLINIILKKGVQDSWKNSTTISYNQNRYNFTTLANNFFYNKGKVSFSGSLNATKGALENLEMLQINYPNNFWDIIIDAKEPQNQFSGRFLIDYAITKKTTFGLQYLGGTSKNNNETETKSNIFDTNNTLEKSLLNEANTNTNNKSHSANFHLITQLDSLGKSISFDADYFTFTSDRDLDFFTETFDNIGNSQGKTSSALNNADQKIENFSSKIDVTHPLKKIKLSYGLQASFTDTNSGVLFFDNLSGSPILDQSQSTRFKYKEDVLAAYFSGSTNLNDKLQLQFGLRFEDTKTKGLNVDLNQENINNYNKFFPSLYFSYAKSDSNNFGFSYGRRINRPNFRNLNPFRFYINDNSYSVGNPFLQPSFSDNFELSHLYKNNFSTKLSLSITNDGFGVFFNTDVANQNQIITRENYFKKYTYQLEESFSYNKISWFKSQNSINLLAHITQLTKNTNAEINDGIQFYATSNNTFILSESTKLQANAWYSSFHNDGLFSIDEMFHLSLGLQHDFKNNIKLSMLFSDVLNTGSLRDYNSTVNNIEQSYSQNRSSRSFRISLSYDFGNKKVNVKDRRFGNDDERRRSN from the coding sequence ATGAACAAAAAGATTAAGTTTTTAGGATTGGTTGCATTACTACTTACAGGAATGCTAACAGCACAAACAATTATAGGAAAAGTAACTGATAAAAACGATGTTATTCCGTTTTCGAATGTTACAATTACTGATAATCAGAATAAAATAATTGCAGGAATAACTTCTGATGATAATGGGCTTTTTGAATTAAAAGTTGCCAAAGGAATGTATACAATTACGATTAGTTATTTAGGCTATAAAAATTGGACTAAAGAAATTAACGTTCATCAAAACCTCAATTTAGGAACTATTAAAATTTTAGAAAATGCACAAGCATTAGATGAAGTTATTGTAAAAACTGAAAAAAGAATTTTAGAACGTAAAATTGATAGATTGGTTTTTAATGTTGAAAAAAGCATTGCTTCTACTGGTGGAAATGGTTTGGATGTTTTAAGAATTACTCCTGGGGTTCAAATTCAAAACGGAACAATAGAAATTCTCGGAAAAGGTGCAACTCAAATTATGATTAATGGTAGAATTTCTCCATTACAAGGAGATGAATTGGCAAGTTTTTTAAGTGGTTTTTCAGCAAGTGATATTAAAAAAGTTGAGGTAATTACAAATCCGCCTGCAAAATATGAAGCATCAGGAAATGGGGGTTTAATTAATATTATTCTAAAAAAAGGAGTACAAGATTCTTGGAAAAATTCTACCACAATTTCTTACAATCAAAACAGGTACAACTTTACAACACTTGCTAATAATTTCTTCTATAATAAAGGTAAGGTTTCTTTCTCTGGAAGTTTAAATGCAACGAAAGGTGCTTTAGAAAATTTAGAAATGTTGCAGATTAATTATCCAAATAATTTTTGGGATATTATTATTGACGCCAAAGAACCTCAAAATCAATTTTCTGGTCGTTTTTTAATTGATTATGCAATCACTAAAAAAACAACTTTTGGTTTGCAATATTTAGGTGGTACATCAAAAAACAACAATGAAACAGAAACAAAATCTAATATATTTGACACCAATAATACTTTAGAAAAATCATTATTAAATGAAGCCAATACAAATACAAATAACAAAAGTCATTCTGCAAATTTTCACTTAATTACACAATTGGATAGTTTGGGTAAAAGCATTTCTTTTGATGCTGATTATTTTACCTTTACTTCTGATAGAGATTTAGATTTTTTTACAGAAACTTTTGATAATATTGGAAATTCTCAAGGAAAAACCTCATCAGCTTTAAACAATGCTGATCAGAAAATAGAAAATTTCAGTTCTAAAATTGATGTAACACATCCTTTAAAAAAGATAAAACTTTCTTATGGTCTTCAAGCGAGTTTTACCGATACAAATAGTGGTGTTTTGTTTTTTGACAACCTTTCTGGATCACCAATTTTAGATCAAAGTCAGTCTACAAGATTCAAATACAAAGAAGATGTTTTGGCGGCTTATTTTTCTGGAAGCACAAATTTAAACGATAAATTGCAACTACAATTTGGGTTGCGTTTTGAAGACACAAAAACCAAAGGATTAAATGTAGATTTAAATCAAGAAAACATCAATAATTACAATAAGTTTTTTCCGAGTTTATATTTCTCTTATGCAAAAAGTGATTCCAATAACTTTGGTTTTTCTTATGGAAGAAGAATTAATAGACCTAATTTTAGAAATTTAAATCCATTTCGTTTTTACATAAATGATAATAGTTATAGTGTTGGTAATCCATTTTTACAACCTTCATTTTCAGATAATTTTGAGCTGTCACATTTATACAAAAACAATTTTAGTACAAAACTTTCTTTAAGTATTACAAATGATGGTTTTGGGGTGTTTTTTAATACGGATGTTGCCAATCAAAATCAAATAATAACAAGAGAAAATTATTTTAAAAAATATACATATCAATTAGAAGAAAGTTTTTCTTACAATAAAATCTCTTGGTTCAAAAGTCAAAACAGTATTAATTTATTAGCTCATATTACTCAATTAACCAAAAATACTAATGCAGAAATAAATGACGGAATTCAGTTTTATGCAACATCAAACAACACTTTTATTTTAAGCGAAAGCACAAAACTACAAGCCAATGCTTGGTATAGTTCTTTTCATAACGATGGTTTATTTAGTATTGACGAAATGTTTCATTTATCTTTAGGCTTACAACACGATTTTAAAAACAACATTAAACTTTCTATGCTTTTTAGCGATGTTTTAAATACGGGGAGTTTAAGAGATTACAATTCTACAGTAAATAATATTGAACAGAGTTATAGTCAAAATCGAAGCTCAAGAAGCTTTCGAATATCACTTTCTTATGACTTCGGAAACAAAAAAGTAAACGTAAAAGATAGACGTTTTGGAAATGATGATGAAAGGAGAAGAAGTAACTAA
- a CDS encoding YHS domain-containing (seleno)protein: protein MKQFILLFFLGVSTILSAQQIDYNTKKGYVAEGYDVVSYFVESKPVEGKNKFQTTYDGAKFRFSSEKHLNMFTENPKKYVPQYGGYCAYAVAEKNIKMYIDAEAFEIRDGKLYLFYSSFFGNKLDDWQEGDTKKLKIKADKNWENLKNKED from the coding sequence ATGAAACAGTTTATACTATTATTTTTTTTAGGAGTTTCTACAATTTTATCCGCACAACAAATAGATTACAATACTAAGAAAGGTTATGTAGCTGAAGGATATGATGTAGTTTCATATTTTGTAGAAAGTAAACCTGTAGAAGGAAAAAATAAATTTCAAACTACTTATGATGGCGCAAAATTTAGGTTTTCTTCAGAAAAACATTTAAATATGTTTACAGAAAATCCTAAAAAATATGTTCCACAATATGGAGGATATTGTGCCTATGCAGTTGCAGAAAAAAACATTAAAATGTATATAGATGCAGAAGCTTTTGAAATTAGAGATGGAAAATTATATTTATTTTATAGTTCTTTTTTTGGTAATAAATTAGACGATTGGCAAGAAGGAGATACCAAAAAATTGAAAATAAAAGCAGATAAAAACTGGGAAAACTTAAAAAATAAAGAAGATTAA
- a CDS encoding YHS domain-containing (seleno)protein has product MKKFGFLFLLISFTAFAQKHDYNTKKGFVAEGYDVVSYFNNKAENGDKKFATKYDDVKFKFSSKENLETFKKSPKKYVPAYGGYCAYAIGLKGEKVSINPKTFEIRDGKLYLFYNSWGTNTLELWQKEGAEQLKTKADKNWIKIKEQK; this is encoded by the coding sequence ATGAAAAAATTCGGATTTCTTTTTTTACTGATCTCATTTACTGCATTTGCACAAAAGCACGATTACAATACCAAAAAAGGTTTTGTTGCAGAAGGCTATGATGTTGTTTCTTATTTTAATAACAAAGCAGAAAATGGAGATAAAAAGTTTGCAACAAAATATGATGATGTAAAGTTTAAGTTTTCATCAAAAGAAAATTTAGAAACCTTTAAAAAATCACCTAAAAAGTATGTTCCAGCTTATGGAGGATATTGTGCCTATGCAATTGGTTTAAAAGGAGAAAAAGTATCTATAAACCCCAAAACATTCGAAATTAGAGATGGTAAATTATACCTTTTCTACAATTCTTGGGGAACAAATACTTTAGAATTGTGGCAAAAAGAAGGCGCAGAACAATTAAAGACAAAAGCAGATAAAAACTGGATTAAGATAAAAGAACAAAAATAA
- the tyrS gene encoding tyrosine--tRNA ligase — MTNFVEELRWRGLLHDIMPDTEEYLLENKTAGYIGFDPTADSLHIGSLVQIFILKHFQNAGHNPIALIGGATGMVGDPSGKSAERNLLDEATLEKNIAGVRENLERFLDFDATADNKAELVNNYDWMKDISLIDFVRDTGKHITVNYMMAKDSVKKRLGSESSVGMSFTEFTYQLFQGYDFYHLYKEKNCKLQMGGSDQWGNITTGTELIRRKAQGKAYAITVPLVTKADGTKFGKTEGGNVWLNSDRTSPYKYYQYWLNSSDEDAENFIKKFTFLSRETIENLIAEHKENPHLRLLQKTLGEEVTILTHGKEAYENALKASSILFGKSTASDLKSLDEQTFLDVFDGVPQATVSAADIEEGLDMIGALAAKTNFLKSNGDARRALKENAISVNKEKVKEDFTITKEDLIANKYVLLQRGKKTYYLLVVE; from the coding sequence ATGACAAACTTTGTTGAAGAATTACGTTGGCGTGGATTATTACATGATATCATGCCTGATACAGAAGAATATTTATTAGAAAATAAAACTGCTGGTTATATTGGTTTCGATCCAACTGCAGACTCTTTACATATTGGTAGCTTGGTTCAAATTTTTATTTTGAAACACTTTCAAAACGCTGGTCATAATCCTATTGCTTTAATTGGTGGTGCAACTGGTATGGTTGGAGATCCTTCTGGAAAATCTGCCGAAAGAAACTTACTAGATGAAGCAACTTTAGAAAAAAATATTGCTGGAGTTAGAGAAAATTTAGAGCGTTTTTTAGATTTTGATGCTACTGCAGATAATAAAGCCGAATTAGTTAACAATTACGATTGGATGAAAGATATTTCTCTAATCGATTTTGTAAGGGATACAGGTAAACATATTACTGTAAATTACATGATGGCTAAAGATTCTGTTAAGAAGCGTTTAGGTTCTGAATCTTCTGTTGGAATGAGTTTTACTGAATTTACATACCAATTATTTCAAGGATACGATTTTTATCACTTATACAAAGAGAAAAATTGTAAACTACAAATGGGTGGTTCTGACCAATGGGGAAACATTACTACAGGTACAGAATTAATTAGAAGAAAAGCACAAGGAAAAGCGTACGCAATTACAGTTCCTTTGGTTACAAAAGCAGATGGAACAAAATTTGGAAAAACTGAAGGTGGAAATGTTTGGTTAAATTCAGATAGAACTTCTCCTTATAAATATTACCAATATTGGTTAAATTCTTCTGATGAAGATGCTGAAAACTTTATTAAAAAGTTTACTTTTTTAAGTAGAGAAACTATAGAGAATTTAATTGCAGAGCATAAAGAAAATCCGCATTTACGCTTATTACAAAAAACACTTGGTGAAGAAGTTACTATTTTAACACACGGTAAAGAAGCATATGAGAATGCTTTAAAAGCTTCAAGTATTTTATTTGGTAAATCTACAGCTTCTGATTTAAAATCTTTGGATGAACAAACGTTTTTGGATGTATTTGATGGTGTACCACAAGCTACAGTTTCTGCTGCAGATATAGAAGAAGGATTAGATATGATTGGTGCTTTAGCAGCAAAAACAAACTTCTTAAAATCGAATGGAGATGCTAGAAGAGCTTTAAAAGAAAATGCAATTTCTGTAAATAAAGAAAAGGTAAAAGAAGATTTTACAATTACTAAAGAAGATTTAATTGCAAATAAATATGTGTTATTACAACGTGGTAAAAAAACGTATTATTTACTAGTAGTAGAATAG